The following nucleotide sequence is from Aspergillus nidulans FGSC A4 chromosome I.
CGAAGCCGGAAAGCCTTGATTGAGGAATTTCGGCAGCATGAATTTGGGAAGGACGATATTGGCCATTGggaccagaagaagaggccacgagaagaagacgaagtaGGGCCAGATGTACAACATCTGAGCTATGTGTAAGCTGGCCGTATGGAACTCCTTGTGGCCCATAACAACACTGCCATTCCACAGAACAAATCCTCCGAATGTGGCCAGAATGATCAGGTACGGGACCAGCGAGGTAATCACAGACCCTAAGTTATTCAACGCAACAGAGCAAAGAGAAGCGGCGGTCTTGACATAGTCTGCGCTCCATCAGTTCTTATTCAAGCAGGGAAAAGAGAGTACTTACCAACAAGGGAGGCATCCAAGACCAAGGGGTCATACAGCTCATTTCTGGACCCAGCAGCCAAAATATCAGCCACGTTGGTCGATTCGCAATTCTTCGTAACCCTACGAAGCCTCCTCACAACCTGCAATCCGCCGAAGAAAACCGATACCCAGAAGATATTCGTCTGCCTGAAAAGCAGTGCCAGCACCCCAAGTACCAAAAACACCGCCGTCTCAAGCTTCACCGCGTTCGGCCGCCCGCGACTCAAATCCCAATTATACGCCTCAAtaaccaccagcagcgctAGGACATCAGTGTAGTACAATCCCGAGAAGAAAAACAGCGGCGGAAATAGACAGATGTTCAGCACCGTATGGCTTAACCAGGCGCCAGAAGGACGGGTATTCCGTTGCTTCCGCACAGTGTCGAGTGCGGTCTGCAGTCTCAAGGGGAGCAAGACAGCTGCGGCCGCCGCGTTGGTCGCCCGGAGTGCCGGGGGATCTAGATGTTCGGGGGAAccgcgaaggagaaggataaGGGCACAGACGGCGTACGAGAAGAGATAGAGTCCAGGCGGAGTAGTGATCTTGGGATCCCACTGTGTCCATTGATGCGACCAGTATGCTTGCGCTTGGGGGATATGG
It contains:
- the alg10 gene encoding dolichyl-P-Glc:Glc(2)Man(9)GlcNAc(2)-PP-dolichol alpha-1,2- glucosyltransferase (transcript_id=CADANIAT00007131), which codes for MNAQPRSALALAARYAVPFGLLLIPIWMTQVNSVVPEPYLDEAFHIPQAQAYWSHQWTQWDPKITTPPGLYLFSYAVCALILLLRGSPEHLDPPALRATNAAAAAVLLPLRLQTALDTVRKQRNTRPSGAWLSHTVLNICLFPPLFFFSGLYYTDVLALLVVIEAYNWDLSRGRPNAVKLETAVFLVLGVLALLFRQTNIFWVSVFFGGLQVVRRLRRVTKNCESTNVADILAAGSRNELYDPLVLDASLVDYVKTAASLCSVALNNLGSVITSLVPYLIILATFGGFVLWNGSVVMGHKEFHTASLHIAQMLYIWPYFVFFSWPLLLVPMANIVLPKFMLPKFLNQGFPASRRRLPSLLTVLIILPIMLAVVHFNTIVHPFTLADNRHYVFYVFRILLNSHPYTRYVATLVYFLGAWMIISAMGYSPVTAAPGLASVVRTQAPPASATSAEERTEKTQKLERKQKGFKKSAQVASSAPAPIDPKVLADLQEHIRRRQRLEHETSRVSFVLVWLAATALSLISAPLVEPRYLIIPWVMWRLHLPPSPTPVIYRRASDEKDLEARIAVNFPLFLETVWFLLVNVITGTLFLRGGFEWPQEPGKVQRFLW